A region of the Anolis sagrei isolate rAnoSag1 chromosome 4, rAnoSag1.mat, whole genome shotgun sequence genome:
ATAATAGAGGGTAATAGAAATGAAAGTACAACCCGTAAAAGTGAAAAGCCTTGaagaacagaaatattttaataactttcCTACTTCACAGTATTTTTGCTGTCTTCTTTAAGCTGTTCgtggtatttattattttatttatttatatttaaatactgttttttttaatattctgcctttctccagaTGAAGGTGCAAGTTAATAAACATGCGAAGGatgttatgcaatcctgggagttgtagctttgtgGGCTATATTATTCCCTGTCAGAGAGTTCCATAATAATAAcagcctacaaatcccaggattccataggatggagccatggctgttaaagtggagtcaaactaatATAATTGTGTAGCTTCAAAAATAGCATTCCTGCGCCTTTAATGAACAGCTGGGTTGAAGAGAGGCAGCCGGGATTTCTTCTTAGGATGAGTAGTTGAGCTACTGACGTCACTGCCTACATCACTAATTACACTGCAACCCACCCCGCCAGTTCAGCTTCAACGGAAGTGACGTTTGATTGTGTCCGTCGTCGATTTCCTTCCGCCCGCCGCAAGAGGGGAAGGCTTTTTCTGGGGCGCTTTCACCTTGTAGGAAGAGCCTCAAGGGGGAGATGCTCTTTTTGGCGGGACATGGCAGGGCTGATCAATTTcgaggatgaggaggaggtgaAGGGCTACCTGGAGAACTTGGGCGTCGAGTACAGCTTCCAGTGCTACAAGGAGAAGGATCCTGACGGTGAGAAGGAAGGCTTGCAATGTGGGAATGTCTGTTTGtgtccacactgtggaattaatgccgtttgacaccattttaactgccatggatcaatgctatggaatcctgattgTTGTCCTTTGGTGAGGCACTGACctactttggaagagaaggccaaagacattgtaaaacccATGATTGTGTgactttgagccatggcaattaatctGCATTAATTTTAGTCCTATTGAAAGCAGGAAATTTTACTTCTGAGGAGGCATAAGTACAATTTCGCCTAATTCAGTAGGATTTATGACCAAGCTCCAAATTTACTTCTAATGTATGATTGGCATTTGTAGATCTGGCAGGGCTATTTTGAATATTTGGATAGCACCGTGTTCTGATATTAAAAGTTCAAATTAACAAATTAATGCTCTTTATTTTGGCATCAGTGTACTGTGAAGAAAATATGTcatgatctagggaagtcataggacctcgtcacactagagaatgaatcgaCTTTAAATCTGCTTgcttgcctcctgcagaattctggggtttgtagtttaggaaagagcctttaacagcctcactaaactacaaaccccagaattcagcaggaggcagaaactggatttaaagtggattcattcactAGTGTGATGAAATAGATAGTCCTGCTCCTgtgttctgctttgatcagacctcacctggaagacTGTGCCCACTTCTGGGCATCGCAGTTcgagagggatattgacaagctggaaggtgtccagaggagggcaactgaaatgatccaAAGTCTGAAAGCCAGGCCCTATGAAGAATGGCTTAAggagatgggtatgtttagcttggagaaaagaagccaGGGAGGGGACATGATACCTATGTCTAAGTAAATGAaaagatgtcccattgaggaggggtgAGCTAGTTTTTTTTAgtcctctggagactaggacacaatggagctatggattcaaattgcaagaaaaaaagatcccatctaaatattaggaagaacttcctgatagtaagagctgtttggcagtgaaatatgctgcttcCTCGCAGGGTAGTGgtgccttctctggagatttttaagcagagtctaggagccctcccacacagccatataacccaaaatatcaatacaggtcatccacaatatctgctttgaactgggttacctgagtccacactgccatataaacaagttcaatgtggattttatatagctgtgtggaaggggccagggtggccatctgtcgggagtgttttgactgtgtgtttctgtatggcaggggattgaacttgtggtctcttccaactctgtgattctacctATTTGAATCATTCCTGAATCTACAAGGGCCTCTGTAGAAGTCAATAAAGAAATGAACTTATTTTCTTGTCTAAAGGATAGGGTACAAAAAGGTATTATTTTCCTTCTAGtctgcagcatttttttttactgtgcagTGATATCTTTCTAAAAATAACTTCACCCATCATCTGTATTTTTCTGCCTAGAATCCAATGCCTTTCCCTCCAGCCTTATAATATTGTCTTGttttcatgtgccttcaagtcatttccaacttatagcaacTTTAAGGTGATCCTCTGGCTTTTCTGGGTCTGAGTGTGTGTGACTTACCAAAGTCACTCAGTGGATTTCGATATCCAAATACAAAATCGATCTCTGCTCTTGCGTCATAATCCAATGCTGAAATCATTGGCTCTATAGTAAAATAATTAGGACTAGCTTTGTGAACAAATAGTGGTTGCAAACTTAAAGAAATTTCAGTTGAGACCTTCCAGTAGATATATTGAAGGCTGGGGTTTCATTTTAGTCATAGGTCAAATTGTTGGACAATTCCATCTTCCTCTTTGACTATATTGCCTACTTTCAAATTATCATATATTGTTTTCATAAACCAAGATAAACCCCTTCCTTAGTAGCGCAGTACACCAggaaatctcattatgtatgaACTGGGGAGCTATATTTCCTAGTTTTGCTGCCAGCTGGGATACTGAATCATGGCTTTAAATTTGTTGAGTATTTTTACTTGTTCTTAAGGTGTTAGCTATAATTTCCTTTTTCCAATAAAATTGAAAGCTGTGGTTAGAGGCATGTTGGCTATGGTAATCTACGCTCTTGTTATATctggaatagactactgcaatgtgctctacgtggggctgcctttgaaaactgttcggaagcttcaagtactcccaacgggtggcagccaggttgctcactggagccacatacagggagcatacaaccctccgttatgtcagctccactggctgccagtctgctactaagcacaattcaaagtgctggctttggcctataaagctctaaatggctccacttcaacttacctgtccaaatgtatctctctatGAACCTGTTAAGAGAGTTAAGAtctgcagaggaggccctgctcttggtcccacccctatCGCAAGCAAaaatggtgggaacgagagacaaggccttctttgTAACGGCCCCTTgattgtgaaactccctccccagtgatatcagaCTGGCCCCCTCGCTCGTGGTGTTCaggaaaaaagtgaagacctggctttgcaGTCAGGCATTTGGGTAGTGCAATATAGAATCAGCACAATGTAGCATGCAAATGACATCCTTACGACTGGGtattatgttttaatagttttatgatatttatgtattttaactgtttagtTCACtgatgtattatattgtattttatgttattgaacATGTGGCATCGAATATTGCCTTTATGtacgccgctctgagttccctgtaagggtgagaagagtgggatagaaataaatcaaataaataaatattgatttatCTTAAAGGATGAATGAAGATCCTATGTGTCTAGGCAAAAAGCTCGTTCATATCATTCTGAAATATAATACTGAGGCAGTATATATCAGTGGTTTCCAAAATTGAACTTACTCAAATTATAATATCAGACTCATCTATAACTCAGACAGCGAATCCCATTACTTCTATAACTCAGAAGTCACCCCCACTCCTTATGCTTTTCTCTACACTGAGAGGCAAAGGATGTCAGGAACAATATAAACTGCTGTCCTAACTgatgaaaacaaaaccaaaaaaagtaaGCTGATCTTGCAAGTTAAACACAATGGGTGAAGCATAACCATGATTCTTTATCACCAATGCTTTATTGTAAAACCATAGGTTGTCACCGTCTGGCAGAATACCTAGAGGGAGTGAAGAAAAACTTTGAGGGAGCTGCTAAAGTGCTAAAGCAGAATTGTgaaactaattcacacagtgaaaGCTGCTACAAACTTGGAGCTTACTATGTGACTGGAAAAGGTAAGGAAGAGCTTCTCTATATGTCTACTATCTCTGAAAGTAAGAAAAAAGACAGTTCAGATAGTATAGATGGAGGCATATGTATGGATAAATGTGAAACCAGTGTAGCAGTTAAAATAATAAACTATAAACCTTGAAATCCACAGTTCATATACTCTCCAggatataaaaaaaattaaatgtcacTTCACTATAGCCTTCTTGACTGTAATGTGGAAAAATAAAACTGAGTAAATTTACAGGTATTACTTAGAAATGTGAAACACTTCAAGCATTTTGAGAATGCTCTGTGTAAATCAAAGTTGGGCAGACTTCATGCTGTCAGGATTTGtttgcatgttgttgtttttaaattagaACACCAGGATTCAATTGGGGATTGGCGCATAACATTTAAAATGAAACTGTTCTGAAACCAGGAATTTGTACTGAGTAACAGAAATGAATGAAGGTTATAGGTTTCTTCATAGATAAATCCAATTGTTGTCTGCAAACAGTCATTGTTTCATCATTATTTAGGAAATTAGAAATGTTTATTCTACTGCAAATTGCCCAAAGAATCAGTAGgcacacatttatttatacccctagTGTAAATAATATATCAGTATTTTCCTTGCAGGTGGCCTCCCTTTAGACCTGAAAACTGCATACAATTGCTTTTTGAAATCTtgtgagaaaggaggaaagagatccAGAGATGCTTGTCACAATGCTGGATTGCTGGTACATGATGGACGGGTGAATGATGATGAGAAGCCCAATGAACCCCTTGCCAGGGACTATTACAGTAAAGCTTGTGATGCAGGTTTTGCACCCAGCTGTTTTAACCTTAGTACAATATATCTTCAAGGAGTCCCTGGGATAGCAAAAGACATGAACCAGGCCCTGAAGTATTCTCTTAAAGCATGCGATTTGGGCCACGTATGGGCATGTGCTAATGCTAGCCGAATGTATAAACTGGGAGATGGAGTTGAGAAGAATGATGCCAAGGCAGAAACCCTAAAGAATAGAGCAAAAGACTTGCACAGAGAACAACAGATACCTGGAAGATCTTTAACATTTGGAGAGTAAGCCAAGTCCAGCAATCTACAACATTCACAAGAAGTAGATGTTATTAAGTGGTGCAAAAAAAAATTGGTCTACAGATCCGCCTCATTGTACACACTGAAGATGTATTTGTGAGAACAAGTTTTTTAATAGCCTGTACAAATGATTTTGTAACAAGATAAAAGCCATATACATTTTGGGTGTTGATTTTGGGGGAGCAAATTTAATTAATCTAAAATATGAAGTGTAAAAGTCATATTTCAAGCCAGAACAAAAATGATTGTTCACATTATAATGTGTTTTTTTCAATGTGTTGAACAACCAAATCAAGAAAATGTATGCAAAGCAATGAAACCTATTTTCTTAGTAGAGCAATTCCCTTTTGCAGCACAGCCCTCTATTTACTTCCAGCAAGCAGAGAAgtagggaggggaaggaggcaaGGAGAAAGAAAATGCTGCTGTCGTATAGACTCCTAACCGCAGAGGTGGGACTCATGCTGCCTTCTAGCTTTGTCATCATTGCCTACTACGTAGAACTGCTGAGAGTTAGTTCAACAACACCTAGGAGGTCACATGTTTTCAAACCCCTCTTAACAGGGATGTTGAAATCAGTGGAACTTAACTTTTGAATAGGCTTGCACAGAATCATGCATATAAGATCCTGCTGTATGCAAATACTTGTAATTGCTGTACAGTATCGTTACATGCAATGAATTAAAATGATTTTCTGATTATACAAATACTCAAATGTTGTGTTAGTTTTGTGCCTTTTCTGATTAACATTGTCTGCTAAACTTAGTTCACAAAGGAGATGGACAGGCCATGCCCTGAGACTTACAAAGACACACCCAAGGGAGAAGTGGGTTGACAGTGGGTTGTGTGAATGAGCTACTACAATTAGCACTGCAGTCAGTCCAGTGTGTGTTCTCTTCAATTCTGAGGCCAAACAGTGGGGAAATGTTTGACTTTTCCATCTAAGTCTGAAGCATTTTTCCACTCTTAGACTACAGAATTGTAAGTAAAAGGAACAGTAagtaaaaatgtacattttaaaacatgcttTGAGTATTCCACTACTTGTTTTTTTAGATGTTACTACAATCTAgtaattatgtttattcataaatGGTTCATTGCTCACATGGATAACATCAGTAAGAGAAATCGTGATTAATCTAGAGATGGCCAAATTAAAGCAACTTAGATTATTGTAACTTATTTTTAGCTCCAGGGCCCTCTTTCAGGGGTTCAAGCCAGACACAAGCAAGATTTGGGTCATTCAAAGATAGCTGGCATCTTGGGGTGATCATTTATGCATGCACAAACACCCAAAAGTGAGCATACCTGTTCATAAAATAGTAATTTACATTCAGATGACAGCATTTAGAAATCATTTCAATAGGAATGCGTCTCATCTCACCATATTTGGAGAATACTGTGATGAGATAAGCTGCATAACTTCTAAGTCTCTCAGCCATTGAAGGGGAGCACCAAGGTCCCTCTTCCCTCCATCTGGTTATTTATTCTTGAATTGGACTTGGGCTGGACAACCTTTCAGATAGACCAGAGGAGGGTGCCTTTTGGACGTGATGTTTCTTGATTTGGGATTACTTCCTTTGACATCACTCTTTTGCCATCTTGCAGGAAGATGAGATGTCTTTATCACTAGTCATAAACAGCAATGACTTTTGCCAGGTCCAGCTGGTGCTTTCCCATGCTGGCTGAGAAGACTtcattcattttctctttttcatATGGGGAAGAGACAAAGTCTTTCTCAAATGGATACAAGAAGACATTTCCAGTATATCTGTACCCCTAAAATCAAGAATGTCTTCATACAGAGACCTGTCTCCTTATTGCCCTTCAAACAAAGGACTGCCTTCtgtaaagcagaaaatatggccACTGTATTTGTGATCATGAAAACTACTTTGAACCGTAGCAGCAATTTCATGAAGCAACTTTCCTCTTTATGCACTGTTTCTCTGTATGCAATGTTCATCCAGAAAAAAGTATCCTATCAGACCTCAGCTTTGTGCAAAGCACTTCAGTTTGTATTCTTGTTCTGAATAATATCCTGCTTGCTTTCTTTGTAAGCTCTTTATGAATTGTATTTGTACGTATCTTTAAACATCAGCTTCAATAGCTGAGTCAGTGATCCCAGGGTAGGAAAGCTAACAATACGTGTAATATGCATCTTCTCAGATGTAATTCTTGCTGAGTTCATTGTGTCTTTATCCTGTGTAAAAGATGTCAGTCTTGATCAATTACTTTGAAATGTACTGTTGAGGTTTGACTGAATTTTATGAGCTCTTTCAGAATAGTGTTGAAGGACTGCTTTTACTTTTTAGCAGTCACTAGGGGGCACTAATGTTTTAAAGTTCACATATTAAGTAGTTTATTCTGGTGTGATTGCTACAGGAGCCCCTTGTGAAATAGTTTATTTCTCTTAGGGATTTTAACttgaaatttgaaaaaaacagaCCAATTTGCAGCATCATATAACTGCTGGGGCAGTGTACAATTCATTAATTTGGAGTAAAAAAAATTAGCAGTTTTAAACACAGGTTTATTATCATACACATTTATtataaaaggtaaatgtttcccctgacattaagttagtCATGGccaactctgaggtgtggtgctccatttctaagccaaagagccggcattgtccgtagacacctccaaggttatgtggccggtatgactgcatggagcactgttaccatcCCGCCGGAGCGGTCTctttgatctcacatttgcatgttttcaaactgctaggtagacagaatctggggctaacagtgggtgctcaccccactgcctggatttaaactgccaacctttcagtcagcgagTTCtgctgctcagtggtttaacccactgcgccaccgggggatccatacatttattatatgtattactcAATAATGATAATATTTCTCCCAAGGGCAGAGCATCAAACATACATAGTCAGAGATGATGAGAAAAGCATgatacatatctatatatctacacCTATATAAACCTAAACATCCCATTAGCCACCATCTACCTGAGCAACCTCAAGCAAGGCTCAGGAGCTTAGTCTGGTAAATCAAAGAGCAAGGTCCTCAACTCCTTACAGAAAGAGAACACATATTTCTCCAGCTGGAGACCCAATGGAAGACTGTCCTATAGGTGCAGATCTTGAAGGACTGGTAGCTCACATTGAGAAACCAACAACAATCGTTTACCTATAGATATTAAATTCCTAGACGATGCATGCCATGCTAGTCAAGCTGCCAAGTACTGTGAGATCTTAGAGTGCAGAGCCCTAAATGCAAGAACCAAAGGTTTAAAATGGGCTGTTGCCCAAACTGGTTGTCAGTGAAGGAATCTAGTGTGGAAGAAACGTGAATATTTAAAACAAGTTGGACAGCACTGTTCTGAAGTGAAGCCATTTTAACTCTATAAGACggagaaaatgaaaaattatCCATGAATTTATCCATTTAACGCCTGGACTAATGGCAAGGAAGGTGGAGATCCATCCACTGAATTAACACTTGAGGTCAACTTCTGATTAAACCAGGAAGCAGAGAGATCCCTCATCAGCCAGGCACTGGACTCAATAACGTGTTGAAGATATAGCATCTACACTGAGAGAAGTAATAGTTCCGCTCCtcaactggaatactgtgcctAGTTTAGGACAACACATTTCatgtgagatattgacaagctggaacatgcccagagaaggatgaccaaaatgataaaagatctgTAAGCCAAGAACACCTTATCGAACTGAGTATGATTAGCTTGTAGAAAAGATGGTTAAAAGGAGACCCGATAGCCATGTTAAAATATCTGAAAGGTTGtctcattgaggagggggcaagcttgttttctgctactgtaGAGAACAGGAaatggagcaatgaattcaatTAACAGGAAAAAAATATGATGGAATATGCTGTTCCTGAGTGGCAGGAGATTGAACTGAATGACCCAGGTGGTCTCTTGCAACTCAATCATTCTATGAAAGGCGGCAAATAATTGAAACAGCATGTAGACTTGAGCTTGAACTTTTTCCTACACATAGAATTGTCACAATTCATCTACATGAGAATAATCAATTGTACAAGCAATCCTCAAGCTTTGATGCAATACTTCTGTTAGGTTCTGTCTTTAATGGCTTTCTAACCAAAAGAGAATAAATAGTTCACTCTATATGCAGCTCTGCATGCAGCCAAGCTCTTGGGGCAAGATGACTGAATGAGTTCTTGATGGTGCCACAAATTCTAGAGCAGCTTTTGTTACAATGTTAAATTGATTAGCTAGAGCGTCTAGATTTAATGCATCCTCTATGTGCCGTTTTTCACTGCTGTcacaggggaaaaaaacataatCATACTTTGAACCTTTTAGTGTACTTTCCCCTCTCACCTTGGACTTGATTTTTAGTATCGGAATACAAGTGACTCTATCCTCAGTCTTAGAGATTCCTTGGTCTGATCACTACATCCTGAACACCCAAATAGAGATTCCACCACCACAGCGTCCGGAGACTGAACAAATTTTCGCGCGGCCAAGGAAGCTGATGGATCCTACTAGACTTTTGAGTGTCCTTAAAGAACTGGATTACACTATCAATTAGATGCCTTAGACATAGTTGCCCCTAAATGGGCTCTTCGCCCCCGCCGGAATAGATCTCCATGGTTCACGGATACATTACGTCAGATGAAACTTGAGCGGAAGAGATTAGAACATAATTGGCGCAAGAAACCCGATGAAACATCGAAGTCAGCTTTTGAAATATATCGAAAATCTATGAAGCAGCCACCATAGAGGCCAAAAAGAATACAATTCCTCATTGATAGCTTCCGCCAGATCTCGACCTGCTCAATTATTTAAAATTGTTTGTAACATCACAAATCCAACCCATCCGGCCAAAGATGTGGCTAGTCAAGATATTACAGCAGAGACTTTCCAGAGCCACTTCATAAATAAGATCAATCTGCTCCGCGAAGGGCTACCTCCCACAGAGGACACATTGAGGGAACTAGAAGCCTCCTGGCCATTTAGTGGCCAATTTCTCGAACATTTTGTgtcattagaaatggaagacctggaaaagactctagctgcagcaagaccaaccacctgctccctcgatccTTGTCCCTCCCGgttggttaaggagtgctgggagggactacaagatcccttaaggagcatcatcaacagctccttggagcaaggaatttttccagattgccttaaagaagcagtggtcccaccctctcctgaaaaaaccaagccttgatgctgccatacctagtaactattgcccagtttcaaaccttccgttcctgggcaaggtgattaaacggacagtggcggggcagctacagcaattcttagatgagactgcaggtttggacccctttcaatcaggcttttgttcaggtcatgggacagagactgtcttggtagctattactgacgaaattcgtcgtcagttagaccgaggcggatcagcgctattggtactcttggacctcacagctgcatttgacaccatggaccatgacttgctgattcatcgattggctctgtctggtgtacgaggtttagccctcaaatggttcaattcattcctccggggccggagacagagggtggagtggtcaggcgaaagctctgagagctcctgcctttgctgtggagttctccagggtgctatcctctcgcccctgttatttaacatctacgtccgaccacttgctggactggtgcggagctttggcatagagtgctaccagtatgcagatgatacccagctactcttgcgtctcgaacctgggacaactgtgattcctgagaactttaagctgtgtttggaagcagtgatgagttggctacgagcaagcagactaaaagtcaatcctgcaaaaactgagatactctggcccagccagccgccagaattaacccagtctctgcctgatttcgatggggaagctctggttccgtctgccactgttaaaagccttggggttgtgttggattcatcgctgacgatggaggcccagatcactgccataagtaagcaggccttttttcatcttcgccaggcaaggaaattggcatcctacctttcggtagaagcattggcaacggtaatccacgcaacagtcaccactaggttggactattgcaatgccttatatgctggccttccgaagtcaacaacccagaagatttggatggtccaaaatgcggcagccaggctgctagcgggatcatctataagatcccatattacactgattctgcaacaactgcattggctaccaatacaacatcggatctcttacaagatattgatcctgacatttagagctcaaaatggccaaggacctttatatcttagggaccgcctcattccttttccccatcagtggtcacctcgatccacccaggaaaatctcctatacataccaggtcctagggaggcacatttggaagctacaaggcgtagagctttttcgatctatgctccagttctgtggaactcattgcctccatatattagagcaatgtcagagttgcgaccttttataaaggcgctcaagacttggctgtttggttgtgcatttaagtaatcggatcaaattttgccatagtcactgctgaatgtttttatgttgaatgtttttatgttgaatgtttttatattgaatgttttatattgtgtataagtttttttaaattgtaagtcactcggagcactttggtggagagcgactaattaagaaataaagtgatgatgatgatgatgatgatattattccATGATTATTTTTGCATAGTGATTTCCTATCCTtcagtttttaaaacatttatttctcttAACAAAAATtgtatgatatatatattttaaaaacatatttaatattttaactatttttggTAGCTACATTTTAATGCTAGGAATACTAtcttacatgttgttgttgttcattcgttcagttgcttctgactctttgtgacctcatggaccagcccatgccagagctccctgtcggccgtcaccacccccagctccttcaaggtcaagccaatcacttcaaggataccatccatccatcttgcccttggtcggtccctcttcctttttccttccattttccccagcataattatcttctctaagctttcctgtcttctcattatgtgtccaaaatacttcatcttggcctctactatccttccctccaatgag
Encoded here:
- the COA7 gene encoding cytochrome c oxidase assembly factor 7 produces the protein MAGLINFEDEEEVKGYLENLGVEYSFQCYKEKDPDGCHRLAEYLEGVKKNFEGAAKVLKQNCETNSHSESCYKLGAYYVTGKGGLPLDLKTAYNCFLKSCEKGGKRSRDACHNAGLLVHDGRVNDDEKPNEPLARDYYSKACDAGFAPSCFNLSTIYLQGVPGIAKDMNQALKYSLKACDLGHVWACANASRMYKLGDGVEKNDAKAETLKNRAKDLHREQQIPGRSLTFGE